In Calidithermus timidus DSM 17022, the following are encoded in one genomic region:
- a CDS encoding flavin monoamine oxidase family protein yields MMTLVIGAGVAGLAAAQDLTAAGHKVRILEAKNRVGGRIHTNRDFAEVPVELGAEFVHTSVVPTWEILNRAKIKTHYINQQSDLWIRLPDGTVRTVGEEVSFSGVPLGWPEAQGEESVAAYLKRLGLEVHQAPYKLQEYISDYGDPDKLSVRAALEFMLDPTSEEGDYRLLPGYDRVVQALAEGLDIELGAVVDTIAWGGPGVTVILADGRAYSADQVVITLPVGVLKAGRVRFVPELPQWKLSAIQRLGVATVLKLIYRFDEPILPKGINGLYVCGGLPDEWWSSSKGQRYSGELMTAFAAGERARRLLELGQERALAVGLATLREALGRPDLTPSAQTWSHWQDDPYALGAYSMAVVGATDARAILARPVGHKLFWAGEGTASNAWAGTVHGALQSGRRAAAEILSTRKQTLALPDLSQPAARAL; encoded by the coding sequence ATGATGACGCTCGTGATCGGAGCCGGCGTCGCGGGTTTAGCCGCAGCCCAAGACCTCACGGCAGCAGGACACAAGGTTCGAATCCTTGAAGCTAAAAACCGCGTCGGAGGACGCATCCACACCAACCGCGACTTCGCGGAGGTGCCCGTCGAACTCGGGGCCGAGTTCGTCCACACCAGCGTGGTTCCCACCTGGGAAATCCTAAACCGAGCCAAAATCAAAACCCATTACATCAACCAGCAGAGCGATCTATGGATCCGCCTGCCGGACGGCACCGTTCGCACGGTGGGCGAGGAGGTCAGTTTTTCCGGCGTACCGCTGGGATGGCCCGAGGCGCAGGGTGAGGAGTCGGTGGCGGCATACCTAAAGCGCCTGGGGCTCGAGGTACACCAGGCTCCCTACAAGCTCCAGGAGTACATCTCCGACTACGGGGATCCGGACAAGCTTTCGGTGCGGGCCGCGCTCGAGTTCATGCTCGACCCCACCTCGGAGGAGGGGGACTACCGCCTGCTTCCGGGCTATGACCGTGTGGTCCAGGCCCTGGCCGAAGGGTTGGACATCGAGTTGGGGGCAGTGGTGGATACCATCGCCTGGGGTGGCCCCGGCGTGACCGTGATCCTGGCCGATGGCCGGGCCTACAGCGCCGATCAGGTGGTGATCACCCTCCCGGTGGGGGTGCTCAAGGCGGGCAGGGTGCGCTTTGTACCCGAGTTGCCCCAGTGGAAGCTCTCGGCCATCCAGCGGTTGGGTGTGGCCACGGTACTCAAGCTGATCTACCGCTTCGATGAGCCCATCCTACCTAAGGGGATCAACGGGCTGTATGTCTGCGGGGGCCTGCCCGACGAGTGGTGGTCAAGCTCGAAGGGACAGCGCTATAGCGGCGAGCTTATGACCGCTTTCGCCGCGGGCGAAAGGGCCCGGCGGTTGCTCGAGCTGGGCCAGGAGCGGGCGCTGGCCGTGGGCCTGGCGACCCTGCGCGAGGCCCTCGGTCGCCCCGACCTCACCCCCTCGGCTCAGACTTGGAGCCACTGGCAGGACGACCCCTACGCCCTGGGCGCTTACAGCATGGCGGTGGTGGGCGCCACCGATGCCCGCGCCATCTTGGCTCGCCCCGTCGGGCATAAGCTGTTCTGGGCCGGCGAGGGCACCGCCTCCAACGCTTGGGCCGGAACCGTCCACGGGGCTTTGCAAAGCGGAAGGCGGGCCGCCGCCGAAATCCTGAGCACCCGCAAGCAGACCCTGGCCCTACCCGACCTGTCGCAGCCGGCGGCCCGGGCGCTTTGA
- a CDS encoding ammonia-forming cytochrome c nitrite reductase subunit c552: MRARNLWVKVLFYGGLTTVAIVLLVVFSGVAVGGFDQRVGRPIPQPVPFSHALHAGEMGISCRYCHAAVEQASYAGLPPTETCMSCHSQVRAQSPLLAPVRESWEKGTPLAWNRVVEVPDFVYFNHSIHVAKGVGCATCHGPVHQMPVLYQAKAFEMRFCLDCHRAPEKYLRPREEVFNMNYQPPAEQLELGRRLVKAHGVNQANLTDCSVCHR, translated from the coding sequence ATGCGCGCGCGCAACCTGTGGGTCAAGGTGCTCTTTTATGGGGGCCTGACGACCGTCGCCATCGTGCTACTGGTGGTCTTCTCCGGGGTGGCGGTGGGGGGGTTTGATCAGCGGGTCGGGAGGCCCATCCCCCAGCCGGTGCCCTTCAGCCACGCCCTGCACGCCGGCGAGATGGGCATTAGCTGCCGCTATTGCCACGCCGCGGTCGAGCAGGCCAGCTACGCCGGCCTGCCGCCGACGGAGACCTGCATGAGCTGCCACTCCCAGGTCAGGGCGCAGAGTCCCCTCCTGGCCCCGGTGCGCGAGAGCTGGGAAAAGGGCACGCCGCTGGCGTGGAACCGGGTGGTGGAGGTGCCCGACTTCGTCTACTTCAACCACTCGATTCACGTGGCCAAGGGGGTGGGTTGCGCCACTTGCCACGGGCCGGTCCACCAGATGCCGGTGCTATACCAGGCCAAGGCCTTTGAGATGCGCTTCTGCCTGGACTGTCACCGAGCTCCAGAGAAGTATTTGAGGCCCCGTGAAGAGGTTTTCAACATGAACTACCAACCTCCCGCCGAACAGCTGGAGCTGGGACGCAGGCTGGTGAAGGCCCACGGCGTGAACCAGGCCAACTTGACCGACTGCTCAGTCTGTCACCGCTAG
- a CDS encoding TAT-variant-translocated molybdopterin oxidoreductase: MREFEVLKAKLEGKRGRAFWRSLEELAGSPEFQQKLTEEFPWRAWGLPELDRRRFLQLMAASLALGGLSACTPISRRKAVPYVKQPPGVVGGGVAFYATAFVQGGFAQGLLAKSYQGRPVKLEGNPLHPSSLGATDAFAQAALLSLYDPDRSKEVQNAGKPSTWAAFFSALRAELRRQQASRGRGLRILTDSVTSPSLEAALRRLLARYPEARWVSYEPAGFEQLYAGTQQLFGRAAWPVYRLEKARVIVALDADFLHAWPGSVAYQRAFAEGRRLVGGRTEMNRLYVAESTVSVTGGAADHRLALRPSQIEALARDLAVALGVMAGQALLPQQASWVQAVAADLRAHRGAGVVLAGPQQPPVVHALAHAMNVALGNVGRTVDYLPPLESNPPQVQSLRALAEEMRAGQVEALLILGGNPAYTAPADLDFARLLEQVPFSVQLAPYADETAARVRWHLPEAHFLEAWGDARAHDGTVSLIQPLIEPLYGGKSALEVLSAAFGEVGNGYDLLREHWQGQWGTASFEERWRKAVHDGLVEASAPAPLSLAPKAGWQAALPPYEPREGLEITFLPDPMLYDGRHAANAWLQEAPKPMTHLTWDNALLLSPKTAEALGILGEIQAAERQGKPERPVLALSLGERRLEAAVWVVPGHPDGSFTLYLGHGRERAGRLGSGVGVNAYALRTSQAPWFAAGVQAARTSRYYPLASTQSHFALDGLELLRVEKLEEYKAHAERQEHLAPTLYPEWPSAPHAWAMVIDTSLCTGCNACVIACQAENNVPVVGKEEVLVGREMHWIRIDRYYEGSAEAVRVHHQPVPCMHCEKAPCEPVCPVAATTHSGEGLNLQVYNRCVGTKYCSNNCPYKVRRFNFYPYAERFIGHGDPEAAPQSPLSLLMNPEVTVRSRGVMEKCTYCVQRIEAARIQASKEGRPLADGEVKTACQQACPAQAIVFGDLEAEGSRVAALRQEPRHFVLLEELNTRPRTTYLGRVLNPNPELPTEGEHGT; this comes from the coding sequence ATGCGCGAGTTCGAGGTGCTCAAGGCTAAGCTCGAGGGCAAGCGGGGCAGGGCTTTCTGGCGCAGCTTGGAGGAGTTGGCTGGGAGCCCCGAGTTCCAGCAGAAGCTCACCGAGGAGTTCCCCTGGCGGGCCTGGGGCCTGCCCGAGCTGGACCGGCGGCGCTTTTTACAGCTAATGGCGGCCTCGCTGGCTTTGGGGGGGCTCAGCGCCTGCACTCCCATCTCCAGGCGCAAGGCGGTGCCCTACGTCAAGCAGCCGCCGGGGGTGGTGGGGGGCGGGGTGGCCTTTTACGCCACCGCCTTCGTCCAGGGCGGCTTCGCTCAGGGGCTCCTGGCCAAAAGCTACCAGGGCCGCCCGGTCAAGCTCGAGGGCAACCCCCTGCATCCTTCGAGCCTGGGGGCTACCGACGCCTTCGCTCAAGCCGCTTTGCTCAGCCTCTACGACCCCGACCGCTCCAAGGAGGTGCAAAACGCCGGGAAGCCGAGCACCTGGGCAGCTTTCTTCAGCGCCTTGCGCGCTGAGCTGCGCCGGCAGCAGGCCAGTCGGGGCCGGGGTCTGCGCATCCTCACCGACAGCGTGACCTCGCCCAGCCTCGAGGCCGCCCTCAGGCGCTTGCTGGCCCGCTACCCCGAGGCCAGGTGGGTGAGCTACGAGCCGGCGGGCTTCGAACAGCTCTACGCTGGCACCCAACAGCTCTTCGGGCGGGCGGCCTGGCCGGTTTACCGCCTGGAGAAGGCCAGGGTCATCGTAGCCCTGGACGCCGACTTCCTGCACGCCTGGCCGGGCAGCGTGGCCTACCAGCGGGCCTTCGCCGAGGGGCGGCGGCTGGTGGGGGGCCGCACCGAGATGAACCGGCTCTACGTGGCCGAGTCCACGGTGAGCGTGACCGGAGGCGCCGCCGACCACCGACTGGCCCTACGGCCCAGCCAGATTGAGGCGCTGGCCCGCGACCTGGCGGTGGCGCTGGGGGTGATGGCAGGCCAAGCGCTGTTGCCGCAGCAGGCAAGCTGGGTGCAGGCCGTAGCCGCCGACCTGCGAGCACATCGCGGAGCCGGCGTGGTGCTGGCCGGGCCCCAGCAGCCCCCGGTGGTGCACGCCCTGGCCCATGCCATGAACGTGGCACTGGGCAACGTAGGGCGCACGGTGGACTACCTGCCTCCCCTCGAGTCCAACCCCCCACAGGTCCAAAGCCTGCGAGCCCTGGCCGAGGAGATGCGGGCCGGGCAGGTGGAGGCCCTGCTGATCCTGGGGGGAAACCCCGCCTACACCGCCCCTGCCGACTTGGACTTCGCCAGGCTGCTGGAGCAGGTGCCTTTCAGCGTTCAGCTCGCACCCTACGCCGACGAAACCGCGGCTCGGGTACGCTGGCACCTGCCGGAAGCCCACTTCCTCGAGGCCTGGGGCGATGCCCGCGCCCACGACGGCACGGTGAGCCTGATCCAGCCCCTGATCGAGCCCTTATACGGAGGAAAGAGCGCCCTCGAGGTGCTGTCGGCGGCCTTTGGCGAGGTCGGGAACGGCTATGACCTGCTGCGCGAGCACTGGCAGGGGCAGTGGGGCACAGCAAGCTTCGAGGAGCGCTGGCGCAAGGCAGTCCACGACGGGCTGGTCGAGGCTTCGGCGCCCGCGCCGCTGTCGTTGGCCCCCAAAGCCGGCTGGCAGGCGGCGCTGCCCCCTTATGAGCCCAGGGAGGGCCTCGAGATCACTTTCCTGCCCGACCCCATGCTCTACGACGGGCGCCACGCCGCCAACGCCTGGCTGCAGGAGGCCCCCAAGCCCATGACCCACCTGACCTGGGACAACGCCCTGCTGCTGTCACCCAAGACGGCGGAGGCACTGGGCATCCTGGGAGAGATTCAAGCAGCCGAGCGGCAGGGAAAGCCCGAGCGCCCGGTCCTGGCCCTCAGCCTGGGCGAGCGCCGGCTGGAGGCGGCAGTCTGGGTGGTCCCCGGTCATCCCGACGGAAGCTTCACGCTCTACCTAGGGCACGGACGTGAGCGGGCTGGTCGCTTGGGCAGCGGGGTGGGGGTAAACGCCTACGCCCTGCGCACCTCCCAGGCTCCCTGGTTCGCTGCCGGGGTCCAAGCCGCTCGCACAAGCAGGTACTACCCGCTGGCCTCCACCCAAAGCCACTTCGCCCTCGATGGCCTCGAGCTCTTGCGCGTAGAGAAGCTCGAGGAGTACAAAGCCCACGCCGAGCGCCAAGAACACCTCGCCCCTACGCTCTACCCCGAGTGGCCCTCCGCCCCCCATGCCTGGGCCATGGTCATCGACACCTCCTTGTGCACCGGCTGTAACGCCTGCGTCATCGCCTGCCAGGCCGAGAACAACGTCCCCGTAGTGGGCAAGGAGGAGGTGCTGGTGGGCCGGGAGATGCACTGGATTCGTATCGACCGCTACTACGAAGGCTCCGCCGAGGCCGTGCGGGTCCACCATCAGCCGGTGCCCTGCATGCACTGCGAGAAGGCTCCGTGCGAACCGGTCTGTCCGGTGGCGGCCACCACCCACTCCGGCGAGGGCCTCAACCTGCAGGTCTACAACCGCTGCGTGGGCACCAAGTACTGCTCCAACAACTGCCCCTACAAGGTGCGTCGCTTCAACTTCTACCCTTACGCCGAGCGCTTCATCGGCCATGGAGACCCCGAAGCGGCTCCCCAAAGCCCGCTCTCCCTCCTCATGAACCCCGAGGTCACCGTCAGAAGCCGCGGGGTCATGGAGAAATGCACCTACTGCGTGCAGCGCATCGAGGCGGCCCGCATCCAAGCTTCCAAAGAGGGCCGTCCCCTGGCCGATGGCGAAGTCAAGACCGCCTGCCAGCAAGCCTGTCCAGCCCAGGCCATCGTCTTCGGCGACCTGGAAGCCGAAGGCAGCCGGGTCGCCGCCTTGCGCCAGGAGCCCCGGCACTTCGTCTTGCTGGAGGAACTCAACACCCGCCCGCGCACCACCTACTTAGGCCGGGTGCTCAACCCCAACCCCGAACTCCCCACGGAGGGCGAGCATGGAACCTAA
- the nrfD gene encoding NrfD/PsrC family molybdoenzyme membrane anchor subunit gives MEPKPASGDSALIQGEHTYETLSEKLAAVVEKPPPGAWWPVFLIGGLGAALLLYAILVTFIQGLGTWGINIPVGWGFDIVHFVWWIGIGHAGTLISAILVLMRQDWRDSLNRLTEVMTLFAVLCAALYPLIHMGRAQNMYWIFPYPNSLGIWPQFKSPLTWDVLAIMTYLTISTLFLYLGLIPDLALLRERAQSRFTRILYGVLSLGWTGSATHWHRYRAAYVLLAGLATPVVISVHSVVSLDFAYGVIPGWHITVFPPFFASGAIYSGFAMALTLIIPLRKWYRLEDVVTNRHLDWMAKVMLASGLGVAYIYLLEIFIAWYSGEPFEIRQQLWRFSGPYAPYYWAMMLINVGVLQLMWFPRFRHNLWVLFIVSILANVGMWLERFVIVIISLSRDYLPSSAHLYHPTWVDWSLYLGTLGFFLFGIALFIRFFPPIAVAEMLHLLHKLRFHRHDKQGGSPPHRDGQDPHTPR, from the coding sequence ATGGAACCTAAACCCGCCAGTGGCGATAGCGCCCTCATCCAGGGCGAGCACACCTACGAGACCCTCTCCGAAAAGCTTGCGGCGGTGGTGGAGAAGCCGCCGCCTGGGGCCTGGTGGCCGGTCTTTCTCATCGGGGGGCTGGGAGCGGCGCTTTTGCTCTACGCCATCCTGGTGACCTTCATCCAGGGGCTGGGCACCTGGGGCATCAACATCCCGGTGGGCTGGGGCTTCGACATCGTGCACTTCGTGTGGTGGATCGGCATCGGCCACGCCGGCACCCTGATCTCGGCCATCCTGGTGCTCATGCGCCAGGACTGGCGCGACTCGCTCAACCGCCTCACCGAGGTCATGACGCTCTTCGCGGTGCTGTGCGCGGCCCTCTATCCCCTGATCCACATGGGCCGGGCCCAGAACATGTACTGGATCTTCCCCTACCCCAACAGCCTGGGCATCTGGCCCCAGTTCAAGAGCCCTTTGACCTGGGACGTGCTGGCCATCATGACCTATCTCACCATCTCCACGCTCTTCCTCTACCTGGGACTGATCCCCGACCTGGCCCTGCTGCGCGAGCGCGCCCAGAGCCGCTTTACTCGCATTCTCTACGGGGTGCTCTCCCTGGGCTGGACCGGCAGCGCCACCCACTGGCACCGCTACCGGGCAGCCTACGTGCTGTTGGCGGGCCTGGCGACGCCGGTGGTGATCTCGGTGCACTCGGTGGTGAGCCTGGACTTCGCCTACGGGGTGATCCCCGGCTGGCACATCACCGTCTTCCCGCCCTTCTTCGCCTCGGGAGCCATTTACTCCGGCTTCGCCATGGCCCTGACGCTGATCATCCCCCTGCGCAAGTGGTACCGCCTCGAGGACGTGGTCACCAACCGCCACCTGGACTGGATGGCCAAGGTGATGCTGGCCAGCGGGCTGGGGGTGGCCTACATCTACCTGCTGGAGATCTTCATCGCCTGGTACTCGGGCGAACCCTTCGAGATAAGGCAGCAGCTCTGGCGCTTCTCGGGCCCCTATGCCCCGTACTACTGGGCGATGATGCTCATCAACGTGGGGGTCCTCCAGCTCATGTGGTTCCCCCGCTTCCGGCACAACCTCTGGGTGCTTTTCATCGTCTCGATCTTGGCCAACGTGGGCATGTGGCTCGAGCGCTTCGTGATCGTGATCATCAGCCTCTCGCGCGACTATCTACCCAGCAGCGCCCACCTCTACCATCCCACCTGGGTGGACTGGAGCCTCTACCTGGGGACGCTAGGGTTCTTCCTCTTTGGCATCGCCCTCTTCATCCGCTTCTTCCCCCCCATCGCGGTAGCCGAGATGCTGCACCTGCTGCACAAGTTGCGCTTCCACCGCCACGACAAGCAGGGGGGATCGCCTCCCCATCGGGACGGACAAGACCCCCACACCCCGAGGTGA
- a CDS encoding DUF3341 domain-containing protein, giving the protein MLHGLAAYFETPEDLLDAVPKVRAAGYRYLEAYTPFPVEGLVDALGTRDERIPWIAFTLGALGAIGGFALQAWVQVAAYPLNIGGKPLLAWPAYIPITFELTILSITLGLFVTLLALNGLPLSYHPVTRTRGYRRALVDRFVLVVEARDPRFELSETRRFLEELGAAVEEVRD; this is encoded by the coding sequence ATGCTCCATGGCCTGGCGGCATATTTCGAGACTCCTGAGGACCTTCTGGACGCGGTGCCTAAGGTGCGGGCGGCCGGCTATCGCTACCTCGAGGCCTACACCCCCTTCCCGGTGGAGGGGTTGGTGGATGCCCTGGGCACGCGCGACGAGCGCATCCCCTGGATCGCCTTCACCCTGGGCGCCCTCGGGGCCATCGGCGGCTTTGCCCTGCAAGCGTGGGTGCAGGTCGCAGCCTACCCGCTCAACATCGGCGGCAAGCCCCTACTGGCCTGGCCAGCCTACATCCCCATCACCTTCGAGCTGACCATCCTGAGCATTACCCTGGGCCTCTTCGTGACCCTCCTGGCTCTGAACGGCCTGCCGCTGTCCTACCATCCGGTGACCCGCACGCGGGGATACCGGCGGGCGCTGGTGGACCGCTTCGTGCTGGTGGTGGAAGCCCGCGATCCCCGCTTCGAGCTGAGCGAGACCCGGCGCTTCTTGGAGGAACTCGGGGCAGCGGTAGAGGAGGTGCGGGATTGA
- a CDS encoding c-type cytochrome, with protein sequence MWEQPKGKAFSQSEVFADGATGRTPPAGTVAQGSLEPTPGYSSGLGPQGPLTQVPIPVDLARGKVVYESFCAVCHGLKGEGDGVAVQRGFPQPPSFLQERLRQSPPGYFFLAATNGFGRMMGYASRILEADRWAAVAYIKDCLQEQGAQCPGGTRATKR encoded by the coding sequence ATGTGGGAACAGCCCAAGGGCAAGGCCTTCTCCCAAAGCGAGGTCTTCGCCGACGGAGCCACCGGGCGCACACCCCCGGCGGGCACCGTGGCCCAAGGGAGCCTCGAGCCCACCCCCGGCTACAGCAGCGGCCTGGGTCCGCAGGGGCCCCTGACCCAGGTGCCCATCCCGGTGGACCTGGCCCGAGGGAAGGTAGTCTACGAGAGCTTCTGCGCAGTCTGTCACGGCCTGAAGGGCGAGGGTGACGGGGTGGCGGTGCAGCGCGGCTTCCCCCAACCCCCCTCCTTCTTGCAAGAGCGCCTCAGGCAAAGCCCGCCCGGCTACTTCTTCCTGGCGGCTACCAACGGCTTTGGCCGAATGATGGGTTATGCCTCGCGCATCCTCGAGGCCGATCGCTGGGCGGCGGTGGCCTACATCAAAGACTGCTTGCAGGAGCAAGGGGCGCAGTGTCCAGGAGGTACCCGTGCAACGAAGCGTTAG
- a CDS encoding branched-chain amino acid ABC transporter permease, giving the protein MFFQLSQSLTDRYSRTFARTVRATYRQDEAYASTPLGRLWLWSALVLLVLLPLFLPPYPMYVAVLIAIASIGALGLHLLVGGAGQISLGHAAFVGIGAYTASHLAGPLAAVGILLGGVLAGLIGIVLGLPSLRIKGTYLAIATLALQFLADYVFKRWEGVTGGIRGRTLPPAEFLGISMPNADALWYLVLFFAIPLFFYAKRLLSTRAGRLWYAVRDNDLSARLSGVDLTRAKLTAFAISAFYAGIAGGLLANLYKSITPENFVLTFSIQYLAMVIVGGAGTVLGAVLGASFIVLIPEVLNAIVGAFGPQFAPSFAAWRNVAFGALILLFLILEPLGLVGLWGRIRDYFRTWPLPY; this is encoded by the coding sequence ATGTTTTTCCAACTCTCCCAAAGCCTCACCGACCGCTACAGCCGCACCTTTGCCCGCACCGTGCGGGCTACCTACCGTCAGGACGAGGCCTACGCCAGCACCCCTCTGGGGCGCTTGTGGCTGTGGAGTGCGCTGGTGTTGCTGGTGCTGCTGCCGCTTTTCCTGCCACCTTACCCCATGTACGTGGCGGTGCTCATCGCCATCGCCTCCATCGGGGCGCTGGGGCTGCACCTGCTGGTGGGCGGGGCTGGCCAGATCTCGCTAGGCCACGCCGCCTTTGTGGGCATCGGGGCCTACACCGCCTCGCACCTGGCCGGCCCCCTGGCGGCGGTGGGCATCCTGCTGGGTGGGGTGTTGGCGGGCCTGATCGGCATCGTGCTGGGCCTGCCCTCGCTGCGCATCAAGGGCACCTACTTGGCCATCGCCACCCTGGCCCTGCAATTCCTGGCCGATTACGTCTTCAAGCGCTGGGAGGGGGTCACCGGCGGTATTCGCGGGCGCACCCTGCCCCCAGCCGAGTTCTTGGGCATCTCCATGCCCAATGCCGATGCGCTGTGGTATCTGGTGCTGTTCTTCGCCATCCCGCTGTTCTTCTACGCCAAGCGCCTGCTCTCGACCCGCGCAGGCCGCCTGTGGTACGCCGTGCGCGACAACGACCTCTCGGCCCGGCTCTCGGGCGTGGACCTCACCCGCGCCAAGCTCACCGCGTTTGCCATCTCGGCCTTCTACGCCGGTATTGCCGGGGGGCTTCTGGCCAACCTCTACAAATCCATCACCCCGGAAAATTTTGTGCTCACCTTCAGCATCCAATACCTGGCCATGGTGATCGTGGGTGGAGCCGGGACCGTGCTGGGCGCGGTGCTGGGAGCAAGCTTTATCGTGCTGATCCCCGAGGTCCTCAACGCCATCGTGGGGGCTTTCGGGCCGCAGTTCGCCCCTTCCTTCGCCGCTTGGCGCAACGTGGCCTTCGGGGCGCTGATCTTACTGTTTTTGATCCTCGAGCCCCTGGGCCTGGTGGGCTTGTGGGGCCGCATCCGCGACTACTTCCGCACCTGGCCGCTGCCGTACTGA
- a CDS encoding AMP-binding protein produces the protein MKGTLLEALARRAQSTPDLPAHRVKRYGVWETTTWAQFWDNVQRLAGGMTQLGLEPGGVLALLGHNAPEWVTAELAAQALGAMPMGIYADAMPEEVAYFLEFTGAQGIVLSDEEQLDKVLPHLHRLRFVVVWEEAGMSRYWNEKVHPHSRVIAQGERPEARQAVQAALQKIGPDTVALLAPTSGTTARSKLAMLTHAQLEAGYHAVDHSLELRGGEWVYSYLPLPWIGEQMLSVVQAVLGGVVLHFPEDPSTSILDIKEVQPDFYLAPPRLWEEALATVRSRMEDAHWLKKAVYRWGMGVLLKAAELEFRGERVGFGLDLARALAYPLVARPIRARLGLAACRVAVTGGAPLGPEVFTFYRALGLDIRQYYGQSETAANTCAHRAGDAPPETVGPPLTNTEVRISEEGEIQVRGPQVFAGYFGNEAATREAFTPDGWFRTGDAGFFDERGHLVILGRLKEVGALASGTRFSPQFLENRLKYSPYIREVVIIGDKRPYVTALIELDPENTQNWARRRGLAFTTYQSLAARPEVYRLICEEIAQASASLPEELRVRRFAILPKELHPDDDEVTRTRKVKRKTVEERYAALIAALYEGREEARLELPIRYLEGEGKLEAAVAIAEVGR, from the coding sequence ATGAAGGGGACGCTGCTGGAGGCCCTGGCCCGCCGGGCCCAGAGCACCCCCGACCTCCCGGCTCACCGGGTCAAGCGCTACGGGGTGTGGGAGACCACCACCTGGGCGCAGTTCTGGGACAACGTGCAGCGCTTGGCCGGGGGGATGACGCAGTTGGGCCTCGAGCCGGGCGGGGTGCTGGCCCTGTTGGGGCACAACGCGCCGGAGTGGGTCACCGCCGAGCTGGCTGCCCAGGCCCTGGGGGCCATGCCCATGGGCATTTACGCCGACGCCATGCCCGAGGAGGTGGCCTACTTCCTCGAGTTCACCGGTGCCCAGGGCATCGTGCTCTCCGACGAGGAACAGCTCGACAAGGTGCTGCCCCACCTGCACCGATTGCGCTTCGTGGTGGTGTGGGAAGAGGCGGGGATGAGCCGCTACTGGAACGAGAAGGTCCACCCTCATTCCCGCGTGATCGCGCAGGGTGAAAGGCCTGAAGCCCGGCAGGCCGTGCAGGCGGCCCTACAGAAGATCGGCCCGGACACCGTGGCCCTGCTGGCCCCCACCTCCGGTACCACCGCCCGCAGCAAGCTGGCCATGCTGACCCACGCCCAGCTCGAGGCCGGCTACCACGCGGTGGACCACTCGCTCGAGCTGCGGGGCGGCGAATGGGTCTACAGCTACTTGCCCCTGCCCTGGATCGGCGAGCAGATGCTCTCGGTGGTGCAGGCCGTTCTGGGCGGGGTGGTGCTGCACTTCCCCGAAGACCCCTCCACCTCCATCCTCGACATCAAGGAGGTGCAGCCCGACTTCTACCTGGCCCCCCCGCGGCTGTGGGAGGAGGCCTTGGCCACCGTGCGCAGCCGCATGGAGGACGCTCACTGGCTCAAGAAAGCCGTCTACCGCTGGGGTATGGGCGTGCTGCTCAAGGCTGCCGAACTCGAGTTCCGCGGCGAGCGCGTCGGGTTTGGCTTGGACCTGGCTCGAGCCCTCGCCTACCCGCTGGTGGCCCGCCCCATCCGGGCGCGGCTGGGCCTGGCGGCTTGCCGGGTGGCGGTGACCGGGGGTGCGCCGCTGGGGCCGGAGGTCTTCACCTTCTACCGCGCGCTGGGCCTGGACATCCGCCAGTACTACGGCCAGTCCGAAACCGCCGCCAACACCTGCGCCCACCGCGCAGGCGATGCCCCGCCCGAGACCGTGGGGCCGCCTTTGACCAACACCGAGGTGCGCATCAGCGAGGAGGGAGAGATCCAGGTGCGGGGGCCGCAGGTCTTCGCGGGCTACTTCGGCAACGAGGCCGCCACCCGCGAGGCCTTCACCCCGGATGGCTGGTTTCGCACGGGAGACGCCGGCTTCTTCGACGAGCGCGGGCACCTGGTGATCCTGGGCCGGCTGAAGGAGGTGGGGGCGCTCGCCAGCGGCACCCGCTTCTCGCCGCAGTTCCTCGAGAACCGCCTGAAGTACTCCCCCTACATCCGCGAGGTGGTCATCATCGGGGATAAGCGCCCCTACGTCACCGCGCTCATCGAGCTCGACCCTGAGAACACCCAGAACTGGGCCCGCCGCCGCGGCCTGGCCTTCACCACCTACCAGAGCCTGGCCGCCCGCCCCGAGGTCTATCGCCTGATCTGTGAGGAGATCGCCCAGGCTTCGGCCTCGCTGCCCGAGGAGCTGCGCGTGCGCCGCTTCGCCATACTGCCCAAGGAACTCCACCCCGACGACGACGAGGTCACGCGCACCCGCAAGGTCAAGCGCAAGACCGTTGAGGAGCGCTACGCCGCGCTCATCGCTGCGCTCTACGAGGGCAGGGAGGAGGCCCGACTCGAGCTCCCCATCCGCTACCTCGAGGGCGAGGGTAAGCTCGAGGCCGCCGTCGCCATCGCCGAGGTGGGGAGGTAG